The nucleotide window AATCAGAAATTACACGCGCTGGAGCAACTGGGTCTGTTTCAGATATAGCTATTGCAGTTGGACCTTCAAGATAAACGTCCAAACCTTCAATACCTACTTCCTCAGCAGCAATCCGTGTCATAGTATTTTTTACTACACGGTATTCTACACCAGCTTCGCGTAATTTACGGCGAAGTTGAGTATCTTGCGCCACTGTAAGACCACGGTAATTTGTTAATACCGCACCTTTACTAGCAGATAGTTTCCCTTTAAGTTCGGAAACGATTGATATTTTTTCTGATGTTACAGCCACTAAAAATCCACCTCCTTTAAAAGATTAACAAAAACTAAACGACCTCACGGCAGGTAAAAGCCGGAGGTCGCTAATAGCAAAAGCTACAGTCATAATCCCCGACCTCGGCAGGCGAACTCTAAGGAAAGACTTTCATCTTACTTTCGTTCATTATTAATACCTGCTGTCTACAGCCAAAATATTTTATTTAGTTGTAACGACCGAAGATTATCCCTTTGCTTCTTACTTACAATTATCTCTTGGTAGAGACCTTAAGTGGATTTACTTTTACGCCAGGACCCATAGTAGTGCTCACAGTGATACTACGCATGTATTGTCCTTTTGCAGCAGCTGGTTTTACTTTGTTCAAGACATCA belongs to Pelosinus sp. IPA-1 and includes:
- the rplJ gene encoding 50S ribosomal protein L10, whose product is MAVTSEKISIVSELKGKLSASKGAVLTNYRGLTVAQDTQLRRKLREAGVEYRVVKNTMTRIAAEEVGIEGLDVYLEGPTAIAISETDPVAPARVISDFVKEHKLKALEVKAGLLEGKVIDAEGVKALANLPSREVLLSQVLAGMQSPIAGFVNVLQGSIRKFVYALEAVRKQKESA